DNA sequence from the Cystobacter ferrugineus genome:
CCCCGCGCAGCCCCTGCCCTCCGAGGAGGACCTGGTCGAGTTCCTGTCGGTGCGCGAGAGCCACCCGCGCTGGCTGGTGGAGCGCTGGCTGCGCCAGTTCGGCCGGGAGCGCGCCGAGGCGATGCTCGTCGCCAACAACCAGACGCCCGCCGTGGTCATCCGTGCCAACCGCGCGAAGGTGACGCGCGACGCGCTGCTCGAGCAGTTGCGCGAGACGGGGCTGGAGGCGCGCCCCACGCCGGTGTCCCCGGTGGGTATCATCCTGCCTCCGGTGGGCCGGGTGGAGGACGTGTACGGCTACGCCGAGGGCCTGTGGCAGGTGCAGGACGAGGCGGCGCAGCTCGTGGGCGTCTACGGCGACATCCCCGACACGGCGCGCGTGCTGGATGCGTGCGCGGCGCCGGGGGGCAAGGCCTGCCACCAGGCCGAGACGCACCAGGTGGTGGCCACGGATCTGCACGCCAACAAGATGCGGAAGATCCTCTCCGAGGCGAAGCGCCTGGGCCTCACCGAGCGCCTGCGCGCCGAGGTGCACGACGCGACCGAGCCCTGGCCGGAGGCCTGGGGCGAGTTCCACGCGTTCGTGGTGGACGCGCCGTGCTCGGGCCTGGGGACGCTGCGGCGGCACCCGGAGCTGCGCTACCGGCGCAAGCCGGAGGACCTGGGGCGGCTGGCGGTGTTGCAGCGGCGCATCCTGGAGAACTGCCAGGAGGCGGTGCCCCCGGGCGGTCTGCTCGTCTACGCGGTGTGCACCCCCGAGCCCCAGGAGGGGCAGGATCAGGTGGAGATGTTCCTGCGCAGCCACCCGGAGTGGACGGCGGAGCCCCCGGTGCCGCGCGAGGGCGTGAAGTTGCCGCTCACCCAGGCGTACCTGCGCACCCTGCCGGGCCCCGAGGGCTGGGACGGCTTCTTCGCCGCGCGCCTGCGCAAGCTGTACTGAACTCGCCTCAGCGAGGCGGGAGCACCAGCGGATCCGGCGGCTCGGGCTGGTAGTTGTCCGGCGGCGGGGACACGGGGGTGGGCAGGGTGTTGAGGATGGGCAGGAGGGCGTCGAGCGCCTCGGTGGCGTCGCCGAAGCGCTCGTGCGGTGCCGGGGCCGTGGCCCGCGCCGCCCAGGACTCCCAGCGTCCCTTCCAGGCTCCATCCCGGCGCGAGGCCAGCATGTCGCGCAGGATGCGCCCGAAGGCGAAGACATCCGTGGACGCGGGCAGGGGCCCCTCTTCCTTCCACTCGGGCGCGAGGTAGTCCGCGCCGCCCTCGGGAGGCTTGAGCCAGCCCGCGGCGTGCGTCCGCCGGAAGTGCTCCAGCCCCATGTCGAGCACGCTCAGCCGCGCGCCCGCGGGCCCCGAGGCGACGAGCACCCGCGAGGACCGCAGCCGTCCATGCACGAGGCCCGCGTTCCGGGCGGCGGTGAGTGCTCCGGCCAGTTGCCGCGCGAGCGCGCGCAGGTCGGGTAGATCGACTCCTATTTCGTGCAGTCCCCTCAACATGGACGGCAGGGACTCCCCGCTCCACCAGGGGCGTACGAGCCACAAGCCCTCCCGGGCCTCGTCGTACCCGGTGTCCACCACGGGCGCGAAGGCGGTGTGTCCGGTGCGTTGGGCCTCGCGCAGCACGTGCGTGAAGTGCTCCAGCTCGGCGCGGGAGGGGGCCCGGAGTGTTCGCCACAGGGTGAGCCGACCGGCTTCTCCTCCCTGGGTGGGCTCTACCTGACACTCCACACCGGGCTCGTCGCTGAGGGCGGGCCGGACGACCCGCCACGTCCCGCCAAGGATGTCACCTGGAATCAGTGGGCTCATGGGAGTGAAGTGTAAACTGGATGAGGACCCTGGACGTGAGGGGTCCTCTTCAGGTGGAGTCCATCCCCGAACACGGGGTCTCGCGGTTCCCTGGTCACCCAACGAGCGACATGGAGCACGGCGCACAGCAGGAACTGGAGCGGCGACTGGACGTGATTCGTCCCGAGGACACCCTGCGGGGCTTCTTCTTCAACGGCGTGCTGGAGCAGGTGCGCCCGCTGGGTGACCCGGTCTCCTGGCGCCGCTGCGTCGAGGCGGCCGGCGGTGATCGGTTCATGGCCTTCTTCAGCTACCCCATGGATTCCTTCATCCGGCTGCTCTACGCCGCGGCGAGCGTGCTGAGCGAGGGGCGCGGGGACTTCCGCACGGCCTTGTGGCACCTGGGGCGGGAAATGGTCCCGTACTACCTGGAATCCAGCGCGGGGCAGGTGCTGTTGCTGTTGGCCCGAGGGGAGCCGCGGTGGTTGCTCGAAGGACTCCCCTCCGCCTTCCGGACGGCCGTCCGGCATGGCGAGTGCTCGGTCGCCTGGTTGGGACCGACCCAAGGCCGGCTGCTCTTCCAGGGCTGTACCCTGCCGGCCGAGTACTACGAGGGCGCGGTGCGGGGCGTCTTCGAGAGCACGCGCATCGCGCAGACCGTGGTCTGCGCGCGGCAGATCAACCTGCTCGACACGGAGGTGGATGTGTCCTGGGACAAGGAGAGACATGCGGCGGGTGGTTGAGTGGACGGAGTTGCCGGGCGAGGGACCGCGGGTCCTGTTGTTGCCGGGTCTGGGGGCCCGGGGCGCCGGCTTCCAGGCGCTCGCGAGACGGCTCCAGCCCAGGGCGCGGCCCATTCTCGTCGAGTACCCCGAGGGCCCTCACGCGGCCCGGGGCGCGGGGGCGCTCGCCCAGGAGCTCTTCGAGGCCTGTGGCCCGGTGGACGCGGTGGTGGCCAGCTCCTTCGGGGGCATGGTGGCCGCGCACCTGGCCGCGGCGGGCGCCGCGCGGGGCGTGGCCTTCCTGGGCTCCTTCACCCGGACCGAGCACCTGGGAGCGCGGGGCCGGCTCATCGCGATGATGGGGCCCATCGCCGTGCTGGGGCGGCCGGGTCCACTCACCGCCGCCCTGGCCTCCTGGCGCCCCATCTCACCCGCCCGTGTGCCCGAGGTGGTCCCCACCACCCGGCTCGAGCGGATGACCACGCTCCACCGCGCCTTCGCCATTCGTGGCGAGCCGCCGCCTCCGTCCCTGCGCGGCCTGCCGGTATCGTGCGTGTGCATCCAGGGCACCCGGGACGTGCTGGTGCCGCCCTCGACGGTGAAGCGCCTGGCCGCCTCGCTGCCTCCGGGCACGCCCCAGCACCTGCTGCGCGGCGCCGGTCACGTGCCCTACTTCACCCACCCGGAGCAGTGCGCGCGCCTGCTCGAGCCCTGGCTCGAGGCGCTGGCGCCTCCGGTGACGCTCAGCTCTCCTCGGTCGATGCCTCAGCGAGCTTGAAGGCCTCGAGCACCGCGGCGGACGCCCGGTCCAGGTACTTGCCCTTGCGGATGAGCAGGCCGATGGGACGCGACACCGGTCCCTCGGCGAAGGGCTTGGAGACGATCGTCCCCTGGGCCACCTCGGCCGCCACCGTGGCCATGGGCAGGATGGCCACGCCAATGCCCATCTCCACCGCGCGCTTGATGGTCTCGACGTTGTCGATCTCCATCACCGGGTTGAGGTCCAGGTTCTTCTCGCGCACCAGCCGGTCCAACGCCTTGCGCGTGGGCGCCTCGCGATCAAACGCGATGAAGGGCACGCCCGAGAGCGCCGTGAGGCTCACCTTCGCCTTGCTGGCGAACGGGTGGTTGGGGGAGCAAACAACAGCCAGCTTGTCATCGCGGAACGGGTGGATGTCCACGCCGGCGCGCGGCTGCGGGTAGGCCACGATGCCAATCTCCGCCGCGCCCAGGATGACATCGTCATACACCTGATCATTGCGCCGGTAGTTCAGGCGCATGTTCACCTTGGGGTGGGTCTTGAGCAGCTGCTTCTGCACGTTGCGCAGCTCATGCAGACCCACCGAATAGATGGTGGAGACCGTCGTGGTGCCATGCACCTCGGCGGACTGCTCGCGGATCTCCTGCTCCACCTCGGCGAAGCGCGCCAGGATTTCCTTGCACCCGCGGAAGAGGCGCTCGCCCGCGGGCGTCGGCGTCACCTGCCGCGCGCTACGCGACAGCAACTTCTGCTCGTAGCGATTCTCCAGGGCGCGGATCTGCTGGCTCACCGCCGACTGCGTCACATGATTGAGCTGCGCGGCGCGCGAGAAGGAGCCGGTCTCGACCACGTCACAAAACATCTTCAAGGATTCAAGCTGCATAGGGCGGCGCCCCTCCTAACCGAAGCCTAATAACGAGGCCAGCCCTAATTAGCCGGTCTACGCCGGATGGCGGCTCGCCTAATTGACGGGCGCGTCAGCCCGGCCCCTCGGCGGAGGAGGGAGACTTGGACCGGAGCACGAGCACCGCCGTGGCCAGGCCGAGCGCCAGCAGGGCCGCTCCCGACATGCCCTGCACGCGGCCCATCTCCTGCGCGCTCTCCCGCATGAGGGCGCACTCCTCCTCGGGGAGCTCCGTGCAGTCGGCGGGTTTCATGCGCGTCACAATGCCGTTACCGGCGAGGAAGAGGCCGCCCAGCAGCAGGCCGCCACTCAGTCCCAGCAGTGCTGCTCGGAGCAGCCCCCGGGCGCTCGGGGGGGCCGGGGTGTTTCTGGCTTCGCGTTGCATGGCCGGACGCTACCCCCGCCCTGGGGTCGCGCGCCACATCCCGCGTATGCTCGGCCCCCATGCGAATCCTCTACGGTGTCGTTGGCGAAGGCATGGGGCACGCGACCCGCTCCCGCGTCCTCCTCGAGGAACTCACCCGCGAGCACGAGGTGCAGATCGTCGTCTCGGGACGAGCCAAGGACTATCTGGCCAAACGCTTCGACAAGGTGCACGGCATCTGGGGCCTCACCCTGGCCTACGAGGGCAACTCGGTGAAGAAGCTGCAGACGCTGCTGCAGAACGTCTCCGGGGCCATCAAGGGCTGGCCGCACAACATCCGCCAGTACTTCGAGCTCGTGGAGAAGTTCCAGCCCGACGTGGTGGTGAGTGACTTCGAGAGCTTCAGCTACCTCTTCGGCCGCAACCACCGCCTGCCCGTCATCAGCGTGGACAACATGCAGATCATCAACCGCTGCCAGCACGACAGCGCGCTGCTCGCCGGTTGGGAGGAGGACTTCGAGGGCACGCGCGCCATCGTGAAGTCCAAGCTGCCCGGCTGTTTCCACTACCTCGTCACGTCCTTCTTCCATCCACCGGTGCGCAAGGAGCGCACCACCGTGCTGCCCTCCATCCTCCGGCCGGAGATCCTCGCCGCCCGCTCCGAGCCCGGAGAGCACCTGCTCGTCTACCAGACCTCCACCTCCAACACCGCGCTGCCGGACATCCTCAAGCAGAGCGGGCTGCCCTGCCACATCTACGGGCTGCGGCGGGACCTCACCGAGGACGTGCGCGACGGCAATCTGCTCTACCGCCCCTTCAGTGAGGCGGGCTTCATCGACGACCTGCGCACCGCGCGGGCCGTGGTGGCCGGCGGCGGTTACACCCTCATGAGCGAGGCCGTCTACCTGCACAAGCCCATGCTCGCGCTCCCCGTCCAGGGCCAGTTCGAGCAGGTGCTCAATGCCCTGTACCTGGAGAAGCTCGGCTACGGCATGTACGCGCCCACGCTCACCGTGGAGCGGCTGCGCGACTTCCTCGATCGCGTCCCCCAGTGCCAGAAGGCGCTCGAGGGCTACACCCAGGAGGGGAACGAGAAGATGATGAGCGCCCTGCGCGAGCAGCTCGCCCGGGCCGCCGAGTACAAGGGCCGCTGGTGGGAAGACGTCGAGCCGGGTGGACCCGTGAACGGCTGAGGCTCGCCCCGTTCCTCACGACGCACCGCCTACAGGCGCAGCGAGTCGAGGAACGCGGTGACGTCGGCGACGAAGCGCTGGGGCTGCTCGACATGGGGGGCGTGGCCCGTGTCCGGGTAGAGCAGCAGCCGGCCACGGCCCAGCGCCTGGGCGAGCGCCCGTTGCTCGGCGACGGAGAAGATGCCGTCCCGGTCCCCGCCCACGACGAGCGCGGGGACGCGGATGCTCCCGAGCCGGGAGGAATGGTCCTCGGCGGCGAGCCCCGCGAGCGCGTCCTTCCAGACGCGGGCGGGCACCTTGAGGCTCTCGGCGACGGCGGTGTCGAGGAAGGTGGAGGGGATGGGGCGGTAGAAGGTGCTCGCCTGGAAGTCGCGGACGAAGGCCGGATCGATCGGATCGCTCAGGGTGTCCACCACGGACTTCAGGTCGGCGATGACGGCATTGCCCCGGGACGTAGGGGCCGAGCCGACGAGCACGAGGGCCTGGACGCGCTGGGGGTACTCGAGGGCGACCTGCTGGGCGATGAAGCTGCCCATGGAGTGGCCCAGGAGGGTGGCGCGCCGGTGGCCCCGGGCGTCGAGGAAGGCCACCACGTCGGCGGCGAAGTCGGACTGGGAGTAGCCGCCGCTGGGGCGCGAGGAGTCGCCGTGGCCGCGCTGGTCGAGCGCGTAGACGTGATAGCGGCGCGACAGCAGCGGGTAGTCCAGCTCGAAGGAGCGGTACGAGTCGGTGTAGCCGTGCAGCAGCACGAGCACCGGACCCTCGCGGCGGCCCTGCTCGACGTAGTGCATCCGCACGCCGGTGGACAGCCACACGAAGCCCTCGCGCGGGCCTGGCTCGGCGCCGAGGGCCTCGGCCCCCGTGCCCAGGTGGGATTGCTCGGTCGCGTCTTCCGGGCCGCAGGCGCTCAGCGCCGCCACGGCGAGCAGCAGGATCAGATGGTTCTTCATGGGGTCCCCCTCCAGGAGCCTTCGCCCATAGCAGGCCATCAGGCGATGGCAAGATATGTATATCGGGAATTAGCAGACAAATCCGCTACGTTTACAATAGTGCAGCTGATGTCGATGCTCATCGCTCCGGCCTGATTGGAGTTGACGCACTCCGGGTTCGGGCACGGGCTCAATGACAGCACATGCGCGCCGGGGGTTTCTTCGGCCGGGCGCGATGACGTCCCGCGTCACCCACGCGCCCGCTCGGGCGGCTTCCCGTCCTCTCACCCGCTGGGAGCGAGAGGCGGACGAACATAGCGCTTGCGCTGGGCGCGACATGGGACTACGCCTGCCACCGCAAAAGTCATACAGCACGCAAGCATCACCAACATCAGACAGTTCAGGAGGACGGAATGCGCCTTTGGAAGAACCTGATCGTGGCTTGTGCCGTGTCCTTGCTCTCGGCGGTCTCCGCCTCCGCCGCCGACGCGAAGGACGTGAAGATTGGCTTTGTCGTCAAGCAGCCCGAGGAGCCCTGGTTCCAGGACGAGTGGAAGTTCGCGGACATCGCCGCCAAGGAGAAGGGCTTCACCCTGGTGAAGATTGGCGCCGAGGACGGGGAGAAGGCCCTGTCCGCCATCGACAACCTCGGGGCGCAGGGCGCCCAGGGCGTCATCATCTGCACGCCCGACGTGAAGCTCGGGCCGGGTCTGGTGGCCCGGGCCAATGCCAACCAGCTCAAGCTCATGACGGTGGATGACCGGCTGGTGGACAGCAAGGGCCGGCCGCTGGAGAAGGTGCCGCACATGGGCATCTCCGCCACCAAGATTGGCGAGGCGGTGGGGCAGGCCATCGTGGATCAGATCAAGGCGCGGGGCTGGAACATGAAGGAGGTCGGTGCCATCCGCGTCTCCTATGATCAGCTCCCCACGGCGAAGGAGCGCGTCGAGGGCGCCATCTCCGTGCTCAAGAAGAACGGCTTCCCGGCGCAGAACATCTTCGACGCGCCCCAGAGCAAGACGGACACCGAGGCGGCGCTCAACGCGGCCAACGTGGTGCTCAACAAGAACGCGGGCCTCAAGAAGTGGGTGGCGTTCGGCCTCAACGACGAGGCGGTGCTCGGCGCCGTCCGGGCCACCGAGACGGCCGGGCTGAAGGCGGCGGACGTGGTGGGCATCGGCATCGGCGGCTCGGATGCGTCCATCAACGAGTTCAAGAAGTCCGCCCCGACGGGCTTCTACGGCAGCATCATCATCTCGCCCAAGCGCCACGGCTACGAGACCGCGCTCAACATGTTCAACTGGGTGAGCACCGGCAAGGAGCCGGAGAAGCTCATCCTCACCTCGGGCGAGCTGGCCACGCGCGACACGTACAAGGACGTCCGCAAGCAGCTCGGACTCTAGTGGTCGAAGGCGCATGACCCCGTTCCTCGAATTCACGAACATCTCCAAGAGCTTTCCCGGGGTCCGCGCCCTCAAGGAGTTGAGCTTCTCCGTTCCCGCCGGCCGGGTCATCGGCCTGCTCGGCGAGAACGGCGCGGGCAAGTCCACGCTCATCAAGATATTGGGCGGGGACTACCAGCCGGACACGGGGGAGATCCGCATCGCGGGCCAGGCGCGGCGCTTCACCTCGACGCGCGCCTCGCTCGGCGCCGGAGTCACCGTGGTGCACCAGGAGCTGCAACTGGTGCCCGAGCTGACGGTGGCCGAGAACCTCATGCTCGGCCGCTTTCCCTCCCGGGCGGGGGTGGTGGACTTCCGCAAGCTGTTCGAGCAGGTGGGCGCCGTCCTGAAGGACATCGGCGTGGAGGTGGACCCCCGGGTCAAGGTCTCCGAGCTGTCGATCGGCACCCGGCAGATGGTGGAGATCGCCAAGGCCGCCATCTTCGACGCCTCCGTCATCGCCCTGGACGAGCCCACCTCCTCGCTCTCCGCGCACGAGAGCGAGGTGCTCTTCCGCCTCGTCGACCGGCTGCGCAAGGCGGGCAAGGTCATCCTCTACGTGTCGCACCGGTTGGATGAGTTGTTCCGGCTGTGCGACGGCTGCGTGGTGCTGCGTGATGGGCGCCTCGTGGCGCATCACGAGACCATGGAAGGCCTCACGCGCGAGGTGCTGGTGCGCGAGATGGTGGGGCGGGAGATCCAGGACATCTGGGGCTGGCGGCCCCGGAAGCTGGGCGACGTGCGCCTGTCGGCCTCGGGGGTGAGGGGCTCGCGCCTGCCCATTCCCGCGTCCTTCCAGGTGCGCGCCGGGGAGATCCTCGGCTTCTTCGGGCTGGTGGGGGCGGGGCGCAGCGAGCTGTCGCGCCTGCTCTACGGCGCCGATCGGCGGCACGCGGGCGAGCTGCGGATGGATGGCCAGCCCGTCCACGTGCGCAACCCGCGGCAGGCGGTGCGCGCGGGGCTCGTGCTCTGTCCGGAGGACCGCAAGGCGGATGGCATCCTCCAGGGCCGCTCGGTCGAGGAGAACGTCAACGTCTCCTGCCGCCGCCACTTCTCGCCGCTGGGGTTCATCAACCCGGGCCGCGAGGCGCGCATGGCCGAGGACTACATCAAGCGGCTCGGCGTGCGCACGCCGTCGCGCTTCCAGGACATCGTCAACCTGTCGGGCGGCAACCAGCAGAAGGTCATCCTGTCGCGCTGGCTGGCCGAGCAGGGCATCAAGGTCTTCATCGTCGACGAGCCCACGCGCGGCATCGACGTGGGGGCCAAGAGCGACATCTACGAAGTGCTGTACGGACTGGCGGAGCTGGGCATCTCCATCATCGTCATCTCCAGCGAGCTGCCCGAGGTCATGGGCATCAGCGACCGGATTCTCGTCATGTGCGGTGGCCGCATCACGGCGGAGTTCGACCGACCCGACTTCTCCGAGGAGAAACTCCTGGCGGCGGCACTGCCCGACCGCTCCGTGGCCCAAGAGGATTCGAAATGAATCGTTTGAAGCGCATCGTGCTCGGTGAGCAGGGGCTGGTCATCCTGTTCCTGCTCGCCCTGGCGATCGTCTCCCTCACCGTCCCCAACTTCATGACCCAGCGCAACGTGCTGGGTCTGCTCCAGGCGGTGGTGACCATCGGCATCGTGTCCTGCACGATGATGTTGTGCCTGGCCTCGCGCGACGTGGACCTGTCCGTCGGCTCGACGGTGGCCTTCACCGGAATGATCGCCGTGATGATGGCCAACCACACCGAGAACATCCTGCTCGGGTTGCTGGCCGCGATCGCGGCGGGCGTGGTGGTGGGGGCCGTCAACGGCATCATCATCGCGAAGTTCGGCGTCAACGCCTTCATCACCACGCTGGCGACGATGCAGGTGGTGCGCGGCCTGGCGCTGATCTCCTCGGACGGCCGCGCCGTGGGCGTGGATGACTCGGACTATTTCGAGATCGCGCAGAAGACCGTGGTGGGGGTGCCGATGCCCATCCTCGTGATGGTGGTCGTCTTCCTGCTCTTCGGCTTCGTGCTCAACCGCACCGTGTTCGGGCGCAACACCCTGGCCATCGGTGGCAACCCGGACGCCTCGCGGCTGGCCGGCCTCAACGTGGGCGCCACCCGCATCATCATCTTCGTGCTGCAAGGCATCGCGTGCGCGGTCGCCGGCATCCTGCTGTCCTCGCGCATCACCAGCGGTCAGCCCAACGCGGCCCAGGGGCTCGAGCTGTCGGTCATCTCCGCGTGCGTGCTGGGCGGCGTGTCGATGTCCGGTGGCCGGGCGGCCGTCTCCGGCGTGCTGGTGGGCGTGCTCATCATGGGCATCGCGGAGAACGTGATGAACCTGATGAACATCCAGGCCTTCTACCAGTACGTGGCCCGAGGCGTGATCCTCCTGCTCGCCGTGCTGCTCGACAACCTGCGCACGCGCGCGATGGGACGGCGCTGAGCGGGACGGGCCCCGTTCGAGGCGAACGGGGCCCCCGAGTGGCTCGGTGAGGCAACTCAGTGCAGCAGCTCGTTGTTGCGCTGGGCCGCCCACCGCGTGAGCTGGGTGACCCAGGAGCGCGTGAGGGGTGTCTCGCTCTCGAAGCCCCAGTGCCGCTCGGTGTTGCCGTCCTGGGGCATCAGGCGGGTGATCTGCGCGAGCACCGCCGCCGTGAGGTTGGGCGCCAGCGTCCTGACGAGCGTGGCGACCTTCGCGGGCAGCCCCAGCAGGGCTTCCGCGTCACCCCGGCGGCACGACTCGATGATTTTGCGCGCCGCCCGCTCCGAGTTCATCGACAGGCCCGGCAGTGAGTCGCTCGTGATGAACCAGGCGTACTCCGCCTCGTGGTCTCCCTTGACGACCACGTTGGGCGGGCTGCCGGTGCGCATCAGTCCCGGGCACACCGTCGTCACGAGAATCCCGTCCTGCGCCAGCTCCGCGCGCAGTCCGTCCGACAACCCCACCAGGGCGAACTTGCTCGCGCTGTAGGGCAGCATGTGTGGCACGCTGATCCTTCCTCCAATGGAGGAGATGTTGACGATGCGGCCCCAGCCTCGCTGCTTCATCTCCGGCAGCACCGCCAGCGTCGTGTAGAGCGGCGCCCAGAAGTGCAGGTCCATCGCCTCGGAGAAGTCGCGCTCGTCCATGGACTCGAGCGGGCCCACCTGGACGGTGCCGGCGTTGTTCACCAGCACGTCCACCGGGCCGAAGTGCTCGTGCACCCGGGCCACCAGCGCCTCCACCTGCACCCGGTCCGTCACGTCGCAGGGAATCGCCAGCACCTCGCCGCCGCTCGCCTCCAGCTCATCCTTCGCCCGCGACAGCTCCACCTGCTCGCGCGCGCACAGCACGACATTGGCTCCCTCGGCGACGAAGAGCCGGGCCATCTCCAGGCCCAGTCCGCGCGAGCCGCCCGTCACCAACACCGTGCGTCCGTGGAAGGACGGCTTCTCTCGCCGCAGGGCACGCAGTCCCATCACCGCGCCCACGCCCGCCGCGGCCATGGCGCCCAGCGTCAGCCGGGAAGACTCCTTCTTCTTGTGGTCGGCCATATCGCTCCTCGGGGTCTGGGGTTCAGGGCGCGGACGCGCCAGCAGTGGACTCGGCGGAGGTGAGCCGCTCCAGCAGGGGCCGCAGCACCTCTTCCAGGGACTCGTCGCCCATCACGCGCAAGCGAAGCTTCAGGGA
Encoded proteins:
- a CDS encoding SDR family NAD(P)-dependent oxidoreductase; this encodes MADHKKKESSRLTLGAMAAAGVGAVMGLRALRREKPSFHGRTVLVTGGSRGLGLEMARLFVAEGANVVLCAREQVELSRAKDELEASGGEVLAIPCDVTDRVQVEALVARVHEHFGPVDVLVNNAGTVQVGPLESMDERDFSEAMDLHFWAPLYTTLAVLPEMKQRGWGRIVNISSIGGRISVPHMLPYSASKFALVGLSDGLRAELAQDGILVTTVCPGLMRTGSPPNVVVKGDHEAEYAWFITSDSLPGLSMNSERAARKIIESCRRGDAEALLGLPAKVATLVRTLAPNLTAAVLAQITRLMPQDGNTERHWGFESETPLTRSWVTQLTRWAAQRNNELLH